DNA from Halobaculum sp. XH14:
GGCGACCGTCGGTCGGTCCGGTCAGGCGACGCGTGAAAGCCAGCGCTGCGGATGGTTCAACTCCGCTTCCGTCGGAAGGTTGTCGGGGTCCTCCCAGACGAGCGTCGCGGTGGCGAGGTCGCGCTCGTCCGCGACCGCCTCGAAGAAGGCGGCGCCGCGCTCGTACTGCTCCCGCTTCATCTCGAACCCGAGCACGCGCTTGAGCAGGCGGGTCAGCGGGTCGCCGCCCCCGCGGCGCTCGTCGAGTTTCTCGCGCAGGTCCGCGTACTCCTCGTCGAACGCGCGGTCCATCAGGAGTTCGGCGTACCCCTCGACGGCGGTCATCGCGGTGTTGAGCTCCGAGAACGCGTCGCGGTCGAGGCTGCCGGCGGCGAGCGCCTCGACGCCCTCCTCCATCCGCGCTTCGAGGTACGAGGAGAGCCACGGGGCCGCGGCGAACTCCGCGGCATGGGCGACCTCGTGGAACGCGATCCAGCGGCGGAACCGCGGGTAGCCCACGCCGAGTTCGACCGCCACGCGCTGAATGTTCGGCCGGACGAAGTAGAGGCCGTGGTCGTCCCGGTCGGCCAGCAGCAGCGGGTCGTACTGACCGAGGACGTTCCTGGCGAGAAACGCGAGCGTCACCGCCATCGTGCCGGAGTTCACCGAGCGGGCGACGCCCGGGAACAGGCCGCCGGCCTGGTCCTCCAGCGGGCGAAGGACGCGCTCGAACGTGGCGACGTTGGCGTCGATCCAGTGGTGTCTGCTCTGGACCTCGACGCTGTCCGGAAGCGCGAACTCGACGCCGCTCGCCGCCCTGAGGCCGTCCCTTGCCGCACGGACGTCCGCGGCGATCGCCTCCTGCTCGGCGGGCTCCATCCTGATGTCGCCCGGCTCCACGCCCCCCTTCGCCGCCTCCGCGACGCTCGCCCAGTCGATGACGCCGCCGGGAGCATCCGCCGCGTCCGCGATCGCCCGGATGCTCCGCGTGATGTCCATACCGTCAGTCGGCGGCGACGGCGGATAGGCCTTGTCCCGCGCGGTCCCGCGATCGGTTCGGGGGGTTTAATACCGAAACGTCGCCCCGTATGCCGTATGGAACGAGTCGACGTCGCCATCGTCGGCGGGGGACCGGCGGGCTCGGCCGCGGCCCACGCGGCCGCCGAGGGCGGAGCTTCGGCCCTCGTGCTCGAAAAGGGGGTGCCGCGTGCGGACCGCGAGGGGCCCGGCCCGGACTCCACCGACGCGGCGGGCATCCTCGACTACTGGGTCGACATCATGGGCATCCACCCGGACGAGTTCCCGGACGGCGTCTTCCAGCAGGAACTCGACCGGGCGGAGTTCATCGGCCCGAACGAGGCCTGTACGCTGCGGGCGACCGGCATCGAGTCCACTTACGACGGCTTCGGGTTCACGATGCACCGCGCACGCTTCGACGACTTCATGCGCGACCGCGCGGAGGAGGCCGGCGCCGAGTACCGCGTGCAGGCGTCGGTGAAGGACGTCGAAACGGATCGGAACGGCGAGCCGAGACACGTCCTCTCGCTCGGGTCCGGGGAGGAGGTGGGCGCGGACTTTCTCGTCCTCGCGGACGGCCCGCAGCGGACGGTGACGAACCGGGTGCTTGACCGGTTCCTGCCGGCCGACCAGTCCGCCTCGGAGCGGCTCGCATCGACCGAGAACAACCACATCGCCTATCAGGAGTACCGGAAGTTCCCCGAGGAGGTGTACGAGGAGGTCTCGGGCGCGATCAAGTTCTGGTGGGGCGTGATGCCCGGCCACACCGCCTACCCCTGGATCTTCCCGAACGCCGAGCGCGTGTGCCGGGTCGGGCTGACGATGCCGATCGGGATGGACCTCGACGCCGTCGAGGACCGCGAGGAGTACGCGCTCATCCGCCCCGAGGACGAGCGGATCCCGTCGGGCTCCGAGTACGTCCGGCGGCTCCTCGAACGGGAGTACGGCGACGAGTACGACGTCGAGACCGACTTCCCGCTGATCGAGGACGCGGGCAAGTCGAAGGGGACCGAGACGTACCCGATCTCCTCGACGAACCCCATCGAGTCGCCCGTCGAGGCCGGCGTCGCGGTCACCGGCGGCGCGATGGGCGCGACCTCCGCGTTCCACGAGGGCGGCGACCACGTCGCCGTCAGGACCGGCACGATCGCCGGGGAACTCGCCGCGAACGGCGATCTCTCCGCCTACAACGACCGCTGGCACGACGCCATCGGCGAGGAGGTCCTGCGGAACGTGACGATGGCGAAGCTGTGTCGGGACTACGGGCCGAGCGACTGGGACGGCGCGTTCAGGACGGGCAGGAAGATGCTCGCCGGATCGAGCGGCTACGAGATGTTCGAACAGCGATTCTCCGCCGGCTGGGGCGCGATGAAGCTGCTCCTCGCGTACAAGTGGCACAAGCGCGGGTTCAGGAACCGACGATACGTGCAGTTGCGCGCCGACGAGTACGTGTACTGACCGTCCCGGAGCGCGACGTTTCGACGGTCCGAACGAGTCCGGAGGTTCAGACGACCCTGTTCTCTAACTCCGCCTCGCCGGCGGCCAGTCGCTCGACGTTGCCGGCCAGGATGTCCGCCACGCGCTCGAAGTACTGCGGCGTGTGGCCGGCGTTGTGCGGCGTGATGTGGACGTCCTCGAACCCCCAGAGCGGATGGTCCTCGGGGAGCGGTTCGGGGTCCGTGACGTCGAGGAACGCGCCCGCGAGGAGGTTCCGCCGGATCGCCGAGACGAGGTCGTCGGTGTCGACGACGGGACCCCGCGCGATGTTCACGAGCCGCGCGTTGGGCGGCAACGTCTTGATCGCGTCCGCGTCGACCAGCCCCTCGGTTTCGTCGGTGAGCGGGCAGGCGAGCACGAGGTAGTCGGTCCGCGCGAGGGCGTCGTGGAACTCGTCGAAGCCAAACACCTCGTCGGTCGGTCCGCCTTTCTCCGGCGAGTAGCGGACGCCGAGCGTCTCCACGCCGAACGGGTCGAGCCGCTCGACGAGCGCCCGCCCGATGGCACCCAGCCCGACGACGGTGACCGTCGAGCCGTAGAGCTCCCGGGAAGGGTAGGCTCGCCACTCGCGCCGGTCCTGCTGGCGCGTCGCCCGGCGGAAGTCCCGTGCCATCGTGACCAGCGCGCCGATCACGTACTCGGAGATGTTCGGCCCGTGGACGCCCGAAGCGTTCGTCACGGCCACCCCCGCCTCGCGGAACGCGTCGAGGTCGAGGTGCCCCGTTCCGGCGTAGACGCCGGCGAACAGGCGGAGCGACTCGGCGGACTCGAGTAGCGACGCCGTCGTGAAGCCCTGCCCCGTCACGACGTCCGCGTCGACGACGGCCTCGCGCTCCTCCACCGGCGTTTCGGCGAGGACGACCTCGTGTCCGGGGAGTCGCTCCCGAAGCGTCTCGGCGTACTCGCTCGCGGCGTGGCCGTGGATCTTCTGCCGCGTGACCAGGATTCGCATGCGCGAGGCCACGACGCGGGGTCACTTAGTCGCGCCGGGGGCGGCGCGAACCGCCGCAAGTGGGCGGATCGGCGGGCAGAGCTGCCCGAACGGGCGGCGCTATCGGACCGTGTTGACCAGCGTCCCGACGCCCTCGTAGGTGATCTCGACGGTGTCGCCCGGCTCCACGAGCCCGGGGTTCGCGGGGCTGCCGAACGCGACCGCGTCTCCCGGGCGGAGCCGGAACCGCCCCGAGAGGAACGAGACGACCTCGTACGGGTCGAACAGCATCAGTTCCGTGTTCGCCTCCTGTCGTCGCTCGCCGGCGACGTCCGTGTGCACGTCGATGCCGGTCGGGTCGACGTCGGTCTCCAGCCACGGGCCGAGCGGTCCCGAGCCGGTGAACGCTTTCCTGGCCGTGCGGCCCCCCTGATCGAGCGCATCCACGTCGTTCATGATCGTGTAGCCGCGCACGTACTCGGGGACCTCTTCGGGCGAAACCGACTCGCACGGCTCGTCGATGACGGCGACGAGTTCTCCCGCGTAGGTGAGTTCGTCGGTCCAGTCGGGGTACGGAATCGGGTCGCGGTGGCCCAGCAGCGAGTGTGGCGGCTTGATGAAGAAGTCCGGCTCCTCGGGCCGCTCGTAGTCCATCTGTTCCAGCGTCGCCGCGAAGTTGCGGCCGACACAGAACAGGGCGTCCGGGTCACACGGCGCGAGGAGGTCCGCTTGGGACACCTGGTAGTCCGCGTCGTCGGTCAGGAGTCGGCCCTCGCGGTACTCCCCCTCCCTGACGCCGTCCTCGGTCCGGGCGCGTGCGAGTCGCATACGCTGCGGTCACGACCCGCCGTGAAAGTAGTTCCCGGTCCGGCCGAACGAACGCGCTGCCCGTTCGGTCGGCGCCCCCTCTCACGGGTTCCCGAACTCGCGCATCAGATCGACCAACTCCCGTGCGGAGGCGATCCGCTCCCGTCGAACCGCCTCTTCGTACGTGGGTTCGGACAGCGACTCGATGGCGTTGATCGCCCGGTCGAGCGCGTGGACCTCCTCGACGATCGTGACGCCCGCCTCGTACTCGATCGTCCCCGTCCGGATTCGCTTGATCAGCGCCATCCGGCGACGACGGAGATACGAGAGGATCTCTTCGATACGAGCGGCCTCGTCCTCCGCGACGTCGTCCCGATCCGCCATCGACACGTACCACTCGCGGAGCGGGACCGTCTCGCCGTCGATCTCGATGCGTTCCGGCATTCGCTCCCCCAGCGTCGAGGTCCCCCGATACACCTTCTCCAGCAGTTCGTCCCGCTCACGTTCGGTCAGCGTTCCGTCGGGAAGTGATTCGTCGGACATCGTCTCGGTACCGTGTCGACGGACGTTCCCTCCCCGGACGACGTATCGCCCGGGGGACGGAACCCGTCCACCGTGTGACAGAGTTGCCGCCGGCCGACACGTAAGCGTTCGGAGCAATTCGATACTCAAAGGACGCTGACACAAGCGTTACCGCATCCGGTGCACTGTGTCGGCCAATGACCGAGCCCCCGACCGAAGACGATGCGTTCTTCGACACCGTCAGCAACACCACTCGACGGGAAATCCTTCGAGGCCTGGCCGGCGCGTCCGGCGACGATCCGACGGATCCGTGGGTAGGGTACGCCGAACTCCGGGAGGCAGTCGGAATCCGGGACACGGGGAACTTCAACTACCACCTCGATCGGCTCGGTTCGCTGATCGAGAAGGGTGATCCGGGCTATCGGGTCACGCGAACCGGCATGGAAGCGATCGCGACCGTCGCGACCGGCGATCTCGATCCCGACTACGCGTGGGGTCCCGTCGAGGCGCCGGGCAGCTGTCACGTGTGCGGTGATCCGGTACGGCTCGTCTACGGGAGCGGCGTCCTCCGACTCACGTGCGGGGCAGAGGATCACGAGCGCCGATTCTCCATCTCGCCGGCACTGCTGGAGACGCACCCCGACGGGAGACTCGTCGAACACGTCGCGTTCGCGGTCAACCGGTTGGGTGCCCTGTTGCGACACGGAATCTGCTCGGAGTGTCAGGGCTACGTCGACGGGACGGTTGAACCACACCCACGGCACGTGGACCGGTACCACTACCATGGCCGGTGTGAGCGGTGCGAGTTTCGCCACGGCCAGTGGATCGGGGGGTACCTGATCAGCCACCCTGACGTCGTCTCCTTCTACCGGGACCACGACGTCGACGTCCGGTCGGTACCCCACTGGACGCTGGAGTTCTGTGATCCGGGTAGCGAAACCGTCGTCTCGACGGACCCGCTTCGGCTCCGAGTCGAGATCACGCACGAAGACACGACGTTCGACGTGACGGTCGACGGCGATGGATCCGTCACCCGAACGAATCCGCGCGCGCACTGAGAACCCACGGGACCGTCCCCGTCCGCCCGCGGGTGCTCCCCGGGGAGGACTCGTCGGGGACCACGGTGGCTCGGCAAGGAAGTTCGAGGCGGCCGCCTCGGGGGCGGTCGACCGTGGATACTGTCTCAGTTCCCCACGTCCATCGCCCGTTGGACGACGTCGGGGCCGTACATCTCCTCGAGTTCCGCGTGCTGGTCGGGTCGGTGCTCGTAGACGTCCTGGAACAGCGTGATCGGCGTCTGGGCCGCCTGGTAGGTCGCCTCGTCCCACATCCGATCCGTGCTGAACGCCACCTCGACGCCGTCGAGGACGAGCGTCGTGGACTGGGTCATGGCGATCGCGCCCCTGCCCGCCTCCTTTGCGGCCTCGAACTCCTCCATCGAGTCGACGATGTCGTCCATGCTCGGCACGTACGAGATGCGGTCGAGCAGTTCCTCGTGCAGGCCGTCGGCGTCCAGTTCGTGCTCGTCGCCGTCGACACCCAGGACGTACCCGTCGTCGGTCTCCGCCAGCGAGAGGTCCTCGCCGTCGTAGACGGCCCGGTCGCCCTCGGCGGGGAGGTCGACCTCGTCGTCCCCGACCGAGAGCAGCCAGCTTCCGGTTGTCGGCGGGAGCGGGTCGGTGTTCGCCACTTCGACCTGTGTGGGCGTCAGCGACCAGATGCCGGTCATCCCCTTGGCCCGATTGTCCCGCATCCGGTCGCGATAGCCCTCGACGTCGCGGATGTCGTCGTACGGGCCGTCCACGGCGATCAGGCCGGCGGCGCTGGCACCGCGGGAGGTGTTGTGCCGGAGTTCGGGCCAGGGCGGCAGTTCGCCGGTCGGCGTCATCGCCCGCATGTCCTTGGTGTAGTCGACCTCGCCGTCGACGAGCATGAACAGCCGTTCGAGATTGTTCGAGGGCTTGCCCATCTCCTCGCGGAGGTCGGCCATGGCGAGTTCGGCCTCGCCGCTCTCGACGATCACGGACATCGAGAGGCTCCCCTCCTCCAGTCCGTGCTCGGTCTCGACGATGGTGAGGAACTCGTCGGC
Protein-coding regions in this window:
- a CDS encoding D-2-hydroxyacid dehydrogenase; translated protein: MRILVTRQKIHGHAASEYAETLRERLPGHEVVLAETPVEEREAVVDADVVTGQGFTTASLLESAESLRLFAGVYAGTGHLDLDAFREAGVAVTNASGVHGPNISEYVIGALVTMARDFRRATRQQDRREWRAYPSRELYGSTVTVVGLGAIGRALVERLDPFGVETLGVRYSPEKGGPTDEVFGFDEFHDALARTDYLVLACPLTDETEGLVDADAIKTLPPNARLVNIARGPVVDTDDLVSAIRRNLLAGAFLDVTDPEPLPEDHPLWGFEDVHITPHNAGHTPQYFERVADILAGNVERLAAGEAELENRVV
- a CDS encoding NAD(P)/FAD-dependent oxidoreductase produces the protein MERVDVAIVGGGPAGSAAAHAAAEGGASALVLEKGVPRADREGPGPDSTDAAGILDYWVDIMGIHPDEFPDGVFQQELDRAEFIGPNEACTLRATGIESTYDGFGFTMHRARFDDFMRDRAEEAGAEYRVQASVKDVETDRNGEPRHVLSLGSGEEVGADFLVLADGPQRTVTNRVLDRFLPADQSASERLASTENNHIAYQEYRKFPEEVYEEVSGAIKFWWGVMPGHTAYPWIFPNAERVCRVGLTMPIGMDLDAVEDREEYALIRPEDERIPSGSEYVRRLLEREYGDEYDVETDFPLIEDAGKSKGTETYPISSTNPIESPVEAGVAVTGGAMGATSAFHEGGDHVAVRTGTIAGELAANGDLSAYNDRWHDAIGEEVLRNVTMAKLCRDYGPSDWDGAFRTGRKMLAGSSGYEMFEQRFSAGWGAMKLLLAYKWHKRGFRNRRYVQLRADEYVY
- a CDS encoding zinc-dependent metalloprotease, which produces MDITRSIRAIADAADAPGGVIDWASVAEAAKGGVEPGDIRMEPAEQEAIAADVRAARDGLRAASGVEFALPDSVEVQSRHHWIDANVATFERVLRPLEDQAGGLFPGVARSVNSGTMAVTLAFLARNVLGQYDPLLLADRDDHGLYFVRPNIQRVAVELGVGYPRFRRWIAFHEVAHAAEFAAAPWLSSYLEARMEEGVEALAAGSLDRDAFSELNTAMTAVEGYAELLMDRAFDEEYADLREKLDERRGGGDPLTRLLKRVLGFEMKREQYERGAAFFEAVADERDLATATLVWEDPDNLPTEAELNHPQRWLSRVA
- a CDS encoding DUF7351 domain-containing protein, coding for MTEPPTEDDAFFDTVSNTTRREILRGLAGASGDDPTDPWVGYAELREAVGIRDTGNFNYHLDRLGSLIEKGDPGYRVTRTGMEAIATVATGDLDPDYAWGPVEAPGSCHVCGDPVRLVYGSGVLRLTCGAEDHERRFSISPALLETHPDGRLVEHVAFAVNRLGALLRHGICSECQGYVDGTVEPHPRHVDRYHYHGRCERCEFRHGQWIGGYLISHPDVVSFYRDHDVDVRSVPHWTLEFCDPGSETVVSTDPLRLRVEITHEDTTFDVTVDGDGSVTRTNPRAH
- a CDS encoding DUF5788 family protein, which translates into the protein MSDESLPDGTLTERERDELLEKVYRGTSTLGERMPERIEIDGETVPLREWYVSMADRDDVAEDEAARIEEILSYLRRRRMALIKRIRTGTIEYEAGVTIVEEVHALDRAINAIESLSEPTYEEAVRRERIASARELVDLMREFGNP
- the aceB gene encoding malate synthase AceB, with the protein product MSTQRQYEREFVRTFFTSPTAVKGEDDSAKMIRSAAGLRGLQAPDVWVPDNEDATAPAMREEGVENIVEVVAEHGAEFPGEIHPRVVWHRDSPTTRHSGFQQIMEIADPDNGAVEHVDGFVIPEVGDVDDWKKADEFLTIVETEHGLEEGSLSMSVIVESGEAELAMADLREEMGKPSNNLERLFMLVDGEVDYTKDMRAMTPTGELPPWPELRHNTSRGASAAGLIAVDGPYDDIRDVEGYRDRMRDNRAKGMTGIWSLTPTQVEVANTDPLPPTTGSWLLSVGDDEVDLPAEGDRAVYDGEDLSLAETDDGYVLGVDGDEHELDADGLHEELLDRISYVPSMDDIVDSMEEFEAAKEAGRGAIAMTQSTTLVLDGVEVAFSTDRMWDEATYQAAQTPITLFQDVYEHRPDQHAELEEMYGPDVVQRAMDVGN
- a CDS encoding fumarylacetoacetate hydrolase family protein, with the translated sequence MRLARARTEDGVREGEYREGRLLTDDADYQVSQADLLAPCDPDALFCVGRNFAATLEQMDYERPEEPDFFIKPPHSLLGHRDPIPYPDWTDELTYAGELVAVIDEPCESVSPEEVPEYVRGYTIMNDVDALDQGGRTARKAFTGSGPLGPWLETDVDPTGIDVHTDVAGERRQEANTELMLFDPYEVVSFLSGRFRLRPGDAVAFGSPANPGLVEPGDTVEITYEGVGTLVNTVR